Proteins from a single region of Fodinibius sp. Rm-B-1B1-1:
- a CDS encoding S10 family peptidase — protein MALAQSIESKVDTTITTQHEQTINGQDVEYTATVGNQPVWNDDGKPIASLFYTYYKRTDVEDNKRRPLVISFNGGPGSASVWMHIGYTGPKKVKISDEGHPVQPYGVEENPHSILDVADILYVNPVNTGFSRIVDEEVERETFFGVNADIGYLADWIDTFISRNDLWKSPKFLIGESYGTTRVAGLADELQSSQWMFLNGVILVSPTGLGVDRDGPVDDALTLPYFTATAWYHDALPQELQQQDLSEILPEAEEFTVNEYISALTRGGTLSDSRKQEIAEKVAYYSGIDKQKVLNHNLRMSTSFFGKELLRDNKELTVGRLDSRYRGQDRDNAGNRYDYDPALTAWNHAFTPAINDYLRSDLGYDTDLQYWMFGPVHPWDRDGNRTGENLRSAMAENPYLNVLVQSGYYDGGTPYFDAKYTMWNMDPSGKLQDRMSFKGYRSGHMMYLRKEDLSTSNQDIREFIRQSIPEEGAPAKY, from the coding sequence ATGGCACTTGCACAATCTATAGAAAGCAAGGTTGATACTACAATCACCACACAACATGAACAGACCATTAACGGGCAAGATGTTGAGTATACGGCAACAGTCGGCAATCAACCCGTTTGGAATGATGATGGTAAGCCCATTGCCAGTTTGTTTTATACGTATTACAAGCGAACGGATGTGGAGGATAATAAACGGCGTCCATTGGTTATTTCATTCAATGGTGGACCTGGTTCGGCGTCGGTTTGGATGCATATTGGTTATACAGGTCCCAAGAAGGTGAAGATTAGTGATGAAGGCCATCCGGTGCAGCCTTACGGTGTGGAAGAGAATCCCCATTCTATTCTTGACGTGGCAGATATTCTGTATGTCAATCCGGTGAATACCGGTTTTTCGCGGATTGTTGATGAAGAGGTTGAACGTGAGACGTTTTTTGGTGTCAATGCAGATATCGGATATTTAGCTGATTGGATTGATACCTTTATTTCTCGTAACGATCTCTGGAAGTCGCCAAAGTTTTTGATTGGGGAAAGTTATGGTACCACGCGAGTGGCAGGTTTGGCTGATGAGCTGCAGTCCTCGCAGTGGATGTTCCTAAATGGTGTGATATTAGTTTCACCTACAGGACTTGGAGTCGATCGTGATGGTCCCGTAGATGATGCACTGACGCTGCCATATTTTACGGCTACGGCTTGGTATCACGATGCATTGCCGCAGGAGTTACAGCAACAAGATTTAAGTGAAATTTTACCTGAAGCTGAGGAGTTTACCGTAAATGAATACATATCAGCTTTAACGCGTGGCGGAACCTTGAGTGATTCAAGGAAACAGGAGATTGCTGAGAAGGTGGCCTATTATTCAGGAATTGATAAGCAGAAAGTGCTTAATCATAACCTAAGAATGTCTACTTCCTTTTTTGGGAAAGAGTTGTTGCGGGATAATAAAGAGTTGACCGTTGGACGTCTGGACTCACGATACCGTGGTCAAGATCGGGATAATGCCGGGAATCGCTACGATTATGATCCGGCTTTAACAGCCTGGAACCATGCTTTTACGCCTGCCATTAATGATTATTTGCGCAGCGATTTGGGTTATGATACTGACCTTCAATACTGGATGTTTGGTCCGGTTCATCCCTGGGATCGTGACGGCAACCGTACGGGCGAAAACTTGCGGTCAGCGATGGCAGAGAATCCTTATCTAAATGTACTGGTGCAGTCGGGTTATTATGACGGCGGTACCCCGTATTTCGATGCGAAATATACGATGTGGAATATGGATCCCAGCGGTAAGTTGCAAGATCGCATGTCGTTTAAAGGATATCGAAGCGGACATATGATGTACCTACGGAAAGAGGATCTGAGCACCTCCAATCAAGATATCCGGGAGTTTATTCGACAGTCAATCCCTGAAGAGGGTGCGCCTGCAAAGTACTAA
- a CDS encoding phytoene desaturase family protein yields MDIKIIGAGLGGLATSCLLAHQGHNVTILEKNSAPGGKINEHSANGFRFDTGPSLLTMPFILEKLFEYCDEDIANFLDIRPLDPICRYFFPSGVQFDCYQDTGLNVAQIQEFAPNDVQPYKKFLTYAEQLYEHTKEAFLFNPLYGLSDLSSLNLTDFFKIDAFTTVSNRVNDNFKSQELRKFFKRFTTYNGSSPFQAPATLNVIPHVELSMGGYYINGGMYSLIEGLTSLAQSQGVAIHYETEITKINSSDNVISGITDVDNNVWPADIVVSNSDASETYLHLVNRDDLSSFKRKKVASVEPSCSGFVLMLGTDKTYNALSHHNIFFSEDYEKEFQQIFDAKIMPEDPTIYIANTSHSNPDHAPKGGSNLFLLVNAPYLSDTIDWSKEKSTYSKKIIQKLQERGLTDLSDHITYSQTITPRDFYQKYRSNKGSIYGTSSNSKWSAFMRPKNKCRSIKGLYLVGGSTHPGGGIPLVTLSAFHAVELINRFEN; encoded by the coding sequence ATGGATATAAAAATAATTGGCGCGGGACTTGGTGGACTTGCAACCTCTTGCCTTTTAGCACATCAGGGGCACAACGTAACTATTCTCGAAAAAAACAGTGCACCGGGCGGTAAAATTAACGAGCATTCAGCCAACGGTTTTCGGTTTGATACCGGTCCCTCTCTGCTTACCATGCCATTTATCTTGGAAAAGCTCTTTGAGTATTGTGATGAGGATATTGCTAATTTTCTCGATATTCGCCCCCTTGATCCTATTTGCCGGTACTTTTTCCCCAGTGGCGTACAATTCGATTGTTATCAGGATACCGGACTCAATGTAGCGCAGATCCAAGAATTTGCTCCCAATGATGTTCAACCCTATAAAAAGTTTTTAACCTATGCCGAGCAGCTGTACGAACACACCAAAGAGGCTTTTTTATTTAATCCCTTATACGGGCTGTCGGATTTGAGCTCTCTTAACCTCACAGATTTCTTTAAAATTGATGCGTTTACGACCGTATCCAACCGGGTCAATGATAACTTCAAGTCCCAAGAACTGCGTAAATTTTTCAAACGTTTTACCACGTACAACGGCTCTTCTCCCTTTCAAGCACCGGCAACACTTAATGTTATCCCCCATGTTGAACTTTCTATGGGTGGCTACTACATCAACGGCGGTATGTATTCACTCATTGAAGGACTCACCTCACTGGCTCAAAGCCAAGGGGTGGCCATTCATTACGAAACCGAGATCACAAAAATCAACAGCTCAGATAACGTTATCTCTGGCATTACGGACGTTGATAACAACGTATGGCCGGCAGACATCGTGGTCTCGAATTCGGATGCCTCCGAAACCTATCTCCACCTTGTCAACCGAGACGACCTTTCGAGTTTTAAACGCAAAAAAGTAGCCAGCGTTGAGCCTTCCTGCTCAGGGTTTGTGCTTATGCTTGGGACCGACAAAACTTACAATGCGCTCAGTCACCATAATATTTTCTTTTCGGAGGATTACGAAAAGGAGTTCCAACAGATTTTCGACGCGAAAATAATGCCCGAAGATCCCACCATCTATATTGCCAATACTTCGCACTCGAATCCTGATCATGCTCCGAAAGGCGGATCAAACTTATTTCTATTAGTCAATGCCCCCTACCTTTCTGATACAATTGATTGGTCTAAAGAAAAAAGTACCTACTCAAAGAAAATCATTCAAAAACTACAAGAACGAGGGTTAACGGATTTAAGTGATCATATAACATATTCGCAAACCATTACGCCCAGAGATTTCTACCAGAAATACCGGAGCAATAAAGGTAGTATTTACGGGACTTCATCCAACAGCAAGTGGTCAGCCTTTATGCGCCCAAAAAATAAATGTCGTTCTATAAA